In Gulosibacter molinativorax, a single window of DNA contains:
- a CDS encoding DUF6153 family protein, producing MASSGAQRSGTRVTRVLRHLPAASIVAVAIVLGLLAMHGLNLHGTASEHAASGTAIVGADAAESGHSAHFDTSLRSYSVGDTSSGASALPVTQGGHHDGSGGPHHASILMTCALVLLLFFVLAAPRGMLGRVLHPFPALFSGTSPASRVLSRAPSLQVLCISRT from the coding sequence ATGGCATCGTCGGGCGCACAGCGATCGGGAACACGCGTGACACGCGTCCTCCGTCACTTGCCCGCCGCCAGCATCGTCGCCGTCGCCATCGTCCTCGGTCTGCTTGCGATGCACGGCCTCAATCTGCACGGCACCGCTTCAGAGCATGCGGCCAGCGGCACGGCGATCGTTGGGGCTGACGCGGCCGAGAGCGGTCACTCGGCGCACTTCGATACGTCGCTGCGCTCCTACTCAGTGGGCGATACATCGAGCGGCGCATCCGCCCTTCCCGTCACGCAGGGCGGGCACCATGACGGCTCGGGCGGCCCGCACCATGCCAGCATCCTGATGACGTGCGCCCTCGTGCTGCTGCTGTTCTTCGTGCTCGCCGCGCCGCGCGGGATGCTCGGGCGAGTCCTGCATCCGTTCCCCGCCCTGTTCTCGGGGACTTCCCCGGCGTCGCGCGTGCTCTCGCGAGCGCCCTCCCTACAAGTTCTCTGCATCAGTCGAACCTGA
- a CDS encoding DUF305 domain-containing protein codes for MKIRTSAIAAIALTAALSLTGCATGNDSAAPSTTETTTETTAQTADSQALPDGVNQSDVMFAQMMIPHHEQAIEMSDIILAKEGVDPEVISLAEAVKAAQGPEIEQLQGWLDAWGVGSGGQDMGHMGHGDGIMTEDDLGKLEKADGAEASKLWLEQMIMHHEGAVEMAELEAAGGSDPAAVELANSIVETQTVEIDQMRELLEAM; via the coding sequence ATGAAAATTCGTACTTCGGCAATCGCCGCAATCGCCCTCACCGCAGCGCTCAGCCTCACCGGCTGCGCCACTGGCAACGACTCCGCCGCCCCGTCGACGACCGAGACTACAACCGAGACCACGGCCCAGACCGCCGACAGCCAGGCGCTACCCGACGGTGTCAACCAATCCGACGTCATGTTCGCCCAGATGATGATCCCGCACCACGAGCAGGCCATCGAAATGAGCGACATCATCCTCGCCAAGGAGGGAGTCGACCCCGAGGTCATTTCGCTCGCCGAGGCGGTCAAGGCGGCCCAGGGTCCTGAAATCGAGCAGCTGCAGGGCTGGCTGGATGCTTGGGGCGTCGGTTCCGGCGGCCAGGACATGGGTCACATGGGCCACGGCGACGGCATTATGACCGAAGACGACCTCGGCAAGCTCGAGAAGGCCGACGGCGCGGAGGCGTCGAAGCTGTGGCTCGAGCAAATGATCATGCACCACGAGGGCGCCGTTGAGATGGCGGAGCTCGAGGCGGCAGGTGGCAGCGACCCCGCGGCCGTCGAACTCGCGAACTCGATCGTCGAGACGCAGACGGTCGAGATCGATCAGATGCGCGAGCTGCTCGAAGCGATGTAA
- a CDS encoding CueP family metal-binding protein: protein MLADHGLAGLDAPEIIEQLDTLPIAERPTNLIASVQPGALVLTDDQQRETQLEMPANQVYISVAPYQNQTHDCYYHSLTTCVGELGNEDVQVTLTGSDGEVLIDETRQTYDNGFVGMWVPRGIEAELTVTLGESTGSAPISTVNSDDPTCITTLQLS, encoded by the coding sequence ATGCTCGCCGATCACGGGCTGGCGGGCCTCGACGCGCCCGAGATCATCGAGCAGCTCGACACGCTGCCCATCGCCGAGCGGCCGACCAACCTCATTGCCTCGGTGCAGCCGGGAGCGCTCGTGCTGACGGACGACCAGCAGCGCGAGACCCAGCTCGAGATGCCGGCCAACCAGGTCTATATCTCGGTCGCGCCGTACCAGAACCAGACGCACGACTGCTACTACCACAGCCTCACGACCTGCGTCGGTGAGCTGGGGAACGAGGATGTGCAGGTCACGCTCACGGGTTCGGATGGCGAGGTGCTTATTGACGAGACGCGGCAGACCTATGACAACGGCTTTGTCGGAATGTGGGTGCCGCGGGGTATCGAGGCAGAGCTCACTGTGACGCTTGGCGAATCGACCGGTAGCGCGCCGATCTCGACCGTTAACTCCGATGACCCGACCTGTATCACGACGCTGCAGCTGAGCTGA
- a CDS encoding NAD(P)-dependent malic enzyme, whose protein sequence is MTQESNVPSANESPAQISLPEIFNSHLGGKLSIHVDRPLTTKRDLSIAYTPGVAQVSRAIAQDINAAEDYTWSSRLVAVISDGSAVLGLGNIGAKASLPVMEGKSALFKKFAELDSIPIVLDTSDVDEMFEAIVRIAPSFGAVNLEDISAPRCFELEERLIEALDMPVMHDDQHGTAVVVLAALKNAVKVVGKNIEDLRVVITGAGAAGVAVTEILLASGITDIIVTDSRGTIHEGREALTGKKLEFASRTNPRGVAGGTTEALQDADVFIGVSSAKIPDEQVATMAEGAIVFALSNPDPEILPEVAARYADVVATGRSDFPNQINNVLAFPGIFRGALDAGAKKITQEMKLAAADAIASLVGEDLASNYIIPSALDPRVAPAVAEAVKSVAK, encoded by the coding sequence ATGACTCAGGAATCCAACGTTCCCTCGGCCAATGAAAGCCCCGCGCAGATCTCGCTGCCGGAAATCTTCAACTCGCACCTCGGGGGCAAACTTTCTATTCACGTCGATCGCCCGCTCACCACGAAGCGTGACCTGTCGATTGCGTACACCCCTGGCGTTGCCCAGGTCAGCCGCGCAATCGCGCAGGACATCAATGCCGCGGAGGACTACACGTGGTCCTCGCGCCTGGTCGCGGTGATTTCCGACGGTAGCGCCGTGCTTGGCCTCGGCAACATCGGCGCAAAGGCCTCACTCCCCGTGATGGAGGGCAAGAGTGCGCTGTTCAAGAAGTTTGCCGAACTCGACTCGATCCCCATTGTGCTCGACACCTCCGACGTTGATGAAATGTTCGAGGCGATCGTCCGCATCGCTCCCAGCTTCGGCGCGGTCAACCTCGAAGACATCTCGGCGCCCCGCTGCTTCGAGCTCGAGGAGCGCCTCATTGAGGCCCTCGACATGCCAGTCATGCACGACGACCAGCACGGCACCGCCGTCGTCGTACTCGCGGCGCTCAAGAACGCGGTGAAGGTCGTCGGCAAGAACATTGAAGACCTACGCGTCGTTATCACCGGCGCGGGCGCGGCTGGCGTCGCGGTCACCGAAATCCTGCTGGCGTCCGGTATCACGGACATCATCGTCACCGACTCCCGCGGCACCATCCACGAAGGCCGCGAGGCGCTCACTGGCAAGAAGCTCGAGTTCGCCTCCCGCACGAACCCGCGCGGCGTCGCTGGCGGCACGACTGAGGCGCTGCAGGATGCGGATGTGTTCATCGGTGTGTCTTCGGCGAAGATCCCTGACGAGCAGGTCGCCACGATGGCCGAGGGCGCGATCGTGTTCGCGCTGTCGAACCCGGACCCGGAGATCCTCCCCGAGGTCGCCGCCCGGTACGCGGATGTTGTGGCCACCGGCCGCAGCGACTTCCCGAACCAGATCAACAACGTGCTCGCGTTCCCCGGTATCTTCCGCGGTGCGCTCGACGCTGGCGCGAAGAAGATCACGCAGGAGATGAAGCTCGCGGCTGCGGATGCGATTGCCTCGCTCGTGGGCGAAGACCTCGCGTCGAACTACATCATCCCGAGCGCGCTGGACCCGCGCGTGGCGCCGGCCGTCGCGGAAGCGGTGAAGTCGGTCGCGAAGTAG
- a CDS encoding PucR family transcriptional regulator, whose product MALTLRNLLAEPGLGLRLLPGDPSTAEQLDREISWAHSSDLMNPTPWLEPGQLLLTDGGQFPFEPDSNAVEDARTYAERLRKTGILGLGFAVNVVHRAVPRELVDACAEFELPLILVPSSTPFIRVIRRVADAIAEDRQARMQWSIEAQRAVGRAALRPDGLAATLRELESQLGCWVALYDALGQLVPVRTKRGVPADVREDVEAAVAAQLRGGRRAAAQLRETDLAITLQTIGQSDRLRGVLAIGTTLPPDPAASDLIESVVGIASIAIEQSRALDDARRGLRTGVMELYLAGSVDAAARALRDMDTWSPAGRIRVAVVRGARDWGPVLNELELMAVSTDVAFARIGDELVVLFPSNVAPPLEFVARDGLRAGVSGAVGIRDVSKGREDARRALRRADRDGEVVDLERLAERGLVAWLDASDGRVLAARMLDPVRARPDGEELMAALRAWYEHNCAWDPAARSLGMHRHSLRSRIATVQEVTGLDLESFSARTELWLALELGD is encoded by the coding sequence GTGGCACTGACGCTTCGAAACTTACTCGCCGAGCCTGGCCTCGGCCTGCGCCTGCTGCCGGGCGACCCGTCGACGGCGGAGCAGCTCGATCGCGAGATCTCGTGGGCGCACTCCTCCGACCTGATGAACCCGACGCCGTGGCTCGAGCCCGGGCAACTGCTGCTTACCGATGGCGGGCAGTTTCCTTTCGAACCGGACTCGAACGCCGTGGAAGACGCACGGACCTATGCCGAGAGACTGCGCAAGACGGGCATCCTGGGGCTCGGGTTCGCGGTGAACGTCGTGCATCGCGCGGTGCCTCGGGAACTCGTCGACGCGTGTGCCGAGTTCGAGCTGCCACTGATTCTCGTGCCGTCCTCGACTCCTTTTATTCGCGTGATTCGTCGAGTCGCGGATGCGATCGCGGAGGATCGGCAGGCCCGGATGCAGTGGTCGATCGAAGCGCAGCGCGCGGTTGGTCGGGCTGCGCTGCGGCCGGATGGGTTGGCCGCGACCCTGCGCGAGCTCGAGTCGCAGCTCGGATGCTGGGTCGCGCTGTACGACGCGCTCGGTCAACTCGTGCCCGTGCGCACGAAGCGCGGGGTACCGGCGGATGTGCGCGAGGATGTCGAGGCGGCGGTCGCGGCACAGTTGCGTGGCGGGCGGCGTGCCGCGGCCCAGCTGCGCGAAACTGACCTCGCGATCACGCTGCAGACTATCGGCCAATCCGACCGGCTCCGCGGCGTTCTCGCGATCGGCACGACGTTGCCGCCCGACCCCGCCGCCAGTGATCTCATCGAGAGTGTGGTCGGGATCGCATCCATCGCCATTGAGCAGAGTCGCGCACTCGACGACGCCCGACGTGGGCTGCGAACCGGCGTCATGGAGCTGTATCTCGCGGGGTCGGTGGACGCCGCGGCTCGAGCGCTGCGGGACATGGACACGTGGTCGCCGGCGGGGCGCATTCGCGTGGCGGTGGTGCGCGGCGCGCGAGACTGGGGCCCGGTGCTCAACGAGCTCGAGCTGATGGCGGTCTCGACCGACGTCGCCTTCGCGCGCATCGGCGACGAGCTCGTGGTGCTGTTTCCCTCGAACGTGGCGCCGCCACTTGAGTTCGTGGCGCGTGACGGCCTGCGCGCTGGGGTGTCAGGTGCGGTGGGTATTCGCGACGTGTCGAAGGGGCGTGAGGATGCGCGGCGGGCGCTGCGTCGGGCCGATCGCGATGGCGAGGTCGTTGACTTGGAGCGGCTCGCCGAACGCGGCCTGGTGGCCTGGCTGGATGCATCCGACGGTCGCGTGCTGGCGGCCCGGATGCTCGATCCCGTGCGCGCGCGTCCGGACGGCGAGGAGCTGATGGCTGCGCTGCGGGCCTGGTACGAGCACAACTGCGCGTGGGATCCGGCGGCGCGTTCCCTCGGGATGCATCGGCACTCGCTGCGCTCGCGGATCGCGACGGTGCAGGAGGTGACGGGATTGGATCTGGAGTCGTTTAGCGCCCGCACCGAGCTCTGGCTCGCGCTGGAGCTTGGGGATTAG
- a CDS encoding aspartate aminotransferase family protein translates to MSTTASTTEATAGTATPSNAEVVEHDTSHVFHSWSAQAKLAPVAIRTGRGVMVEDYDGNEYLDLSSMLVNVNIGHQHPRVVEAIQRQAAELTTVAPAHANATRARAAELILDHAPEGFNKVFFTNGGADANENAIRMARLHTGRDKVLTTYRSYHGNTGAAIVATGDWRRVPNEYATGHVHFFGPYTYRSEFWAENEQQEGERALRHLERVIQSEGPESIAAILLETIPGTAGIMVPPPGYLAGVRELADRYGIILILDEVMAGFGRAGEWFAFDAFNVRPDLITFAKGVNSGYVPLGGVIISDEIAAAFDERVFPGGLTYSGHPLACASAAASIEAMEDEGIIENARRVGEEVIGPGLRSLAERFDVIGEVRGRGVFWAVEFVADAETREPVSAEFMGALKKAVLERGALPFTSENRLHFVPPCVITDDEARRGISIVADALAAVTA, encoded by the coding sequence ATGTCGACCACCGCATCCACCACCGAAGCCACCGCCGGAACCGCAACCCCGAGCAACGCCGAGGTCGTCGAGCACGACACAAGCCACGTCTTCCACTCGTGGTCGGCCCAGGCGAAGCTCGCGCCGGTGGCGATTCGGACGGGGCGGGGCGTGATGGTCGAGGACTACGACGGCAACGAGTACCTCGACCTCTCGAGCATGCTCGTCAACGTCAACATCGGCCACCAGCACCCGCGCGTCGTCGAGGCGATCCAGCGCCAGGCTGCCGAACTCACAACCGTCGCTCCCGCGCACGCCAACGCGACCCGCGCCCGCGCGGCCGAGCTCATCCTCGACCACGCTCCCGAGGGCTTCAACAAGGTCTTTTTCACGAACGGCGGGGCGGATGCCAACGAGAACGCAATCCGCATGGCGCGCCTGCACACCGGTCGCGACAAGGTGCTCACGACCTACCGCTCCTACCACGGCAACACTGGCGCGGCGATCGTCGCGACCGGCGACTGGCGCCGCGTGCCGAACGAGTACGCGACCGGACACGTCCACTTCTTCGGCCCGTACACCTACCGGTCTGAGTTCTGGGCCGAGAACGAACAGCAGGAAGGCGAGCGCGCGCTGCGCCACCTCGAGCGCGTGATCCAGTCAGAGGGCCCGGAGTCGATCGCGGCGATCCTGCTCGAAACGATCCCCGGCACCGCGGGCATCATGGTGCCGCCGCCGGGCTACCTCGCGGGCGTGCGCGAGCTCGCAGACCGCTACGGCATCATCCTGATCCTGGATGAAGTGATGGCCGGCTTCGGTCGGGCGGGCGAATGGTTCGCCTTCGACGCGTTCAACGTTCGCCCCGACCTCATCACCTTCGCGAAGGGCGTGAACTCGGGCTACGTGCCGCTCGGCGGCGTGATCATTTCGGACGAGATCGCCGCGGCCTTCGATGAGCGCGTCTTCCCCGGCGGCCTCACCTACTCCGGGCACCCGCTCGCGTGCGCATCCGCCGCAGCCTCGATCGAGGCGATGGAGGACGAGGGCATCATCGAGAACGCTCGACGGGTCGGCGAGGAAGTCATCGGGCCGGGGCTGCGCTCGCTCGCGGAGAGGTTCGACGTGATCGGCGAGGTTCGCGGTCGCGGGGTGTTCTGGGCGGTCGAGTTCGTGGCGGATGCGGAGACGCGCGAGCCCGTCTCCGCCGAGTTCATGGGCGCGCTGAAGAAGGCCGTGCTCGAGCGCGGCGCGCTGCCGTTCACGTCCGAGAACCGCCTGCACTTCGTGCCGCCGTGCGTCATCACCGACGACGAGGCCCGTCGCGGCATCTCGATTGTGGCGGATGCGCTGGCCGCGGTGACGGCGTAG
- a CDS encoding NAD-dependent succinate-semialdehyde dehydrogenase has protein sequence MTYRVQNPATGEVLETFEYASDQQIEQTLAAADATYRTWREQSIQDRATVIRRVAEIMLERKDELARLISVEMGKSIPESIDEVEFAASIVDYYGVYGPGLVTDYEIPSTIPGKAVIEHRPLGALLGVMPWNFPYYQVARFAAPNLLLGNTIILKHADICARSALTMQEIMEAAGVPVGGYTNVFASHDQIAQMIADPRVQGVSLTGSERAGAIIGAQAGAHLKKCVLELGGIDPMIVLDSADVAAVAAEAWNFRTYNGGQVCNSNKRLIVMDDVYDEFVAELKRLADGLVPGDPAALGDGEFVPLSTRAAAETVDAQVRRAVEAGGVLQAGGVLSEGPGAYYSPAVLTDVPRESDSYREEIFGPVATVYRVSSEEEAVSLANDCALGLGGSVFSADEARATRVAAQLEVGMTHVNTIAAESAELPFGGVKRSGFGREMGPIGIGEFANKRLFFVAK, from the coding sequence GTGACCTACCGAGTCCAGAATCCTGCAACGGGCGAAGTCCTCGAGACGTTCGAGTACGCATCCGATCAGCAAATCGAGCAGACCCTCGCCGCCGCCGACGCGACATATCGCACATGGCGCGAGCAGAGCATCCAGGACCGCGCCACGGTGATTAGGCGCGTCGCCGAGATCATGCTCGAGCGCAAGGATGAGCTTGCGCGACTCATCTCGGTCGAGATGGGCAAGTCGATCCCGGAGTCGATCGATGAGGTCGAGTTCGCCGCGTCGATCGTCGACTACTACGGGGTATACGGCCCCGGGCTCGTCACCGACTACGAGATTCCGAGCACGATTCCGGGAAAGGCGGTGATCGAGCATCGCCCGCTCGGCGCGCTGCTCGGTGTGATGCCGTGGAATTTCCCGTACTACCAGGTGGCGCGGTTCGCGGCGCCGAACCTACTGCTGGGCAACACGATCATCTTGAAGCACGCGGACATCTGCGCACGCTCGGCGCTGACCATGCAGGAGATCATGGAGGCGGCGGGCGTTCCCGTGGGTGGGTACACGAACGTGTTCGCGTCGCACGATCAGATCGCGCAGATGATCGCCGACCCGCGCGTGCAGGGTGTCTCGCTGACCGGCTCGGAGCGGGCGGGCGCGATCATTGGCGCGCAGGCGGGGGCGCACCTGAAGAAGTGCGTACTCGAGCTCGGGGGGATCGACCCGATGATCGTGCTCGACTCCGCTGATGTCGCTGCGGTTGCAGCCGAGGCCTGGAACTTCCGCACCTACAACGGCGGGCAGGTCTGCAACTCCAACAAGCGGCTCATCGTGATGGACGACGTCTATGACGAGTTCGTCGCGGAACTGAAGCGGCTTGCAGATGGGCTGGTACCGGGCGATCCGGCCGCTCTCGGGGATGGTGAGTTCGTGCCGCTTTCGACTCGGGCAGCCGCCGAGACAGTGGATGCGCAGGTCCGTCGCGCGGTCGAGGCCGGCGGTGTACTGCAGGCCGGTGGCGTGTTGTCGGAGGGCCCCGGGGCCTACTACTCCCCCGCCGTGCTCACGGATGTGCCTCGTGAGTCGGACTCGTACCGGGAAGAGATCTTTGGTCCGGTCGCGACGGTGTACCGGGTCTCGTCCGAGGAGGAAGCTGTTTCGCTGGCCAACGACTGCGCGCTCGGGCTCGGCGGTTCGGTGTTTTCGGCAGACGAGGCGCGGGCAACGCGGGTGGCTGCACAGCTCGAAGTCGGCATGACCCACGTCAACACGATCGCCGCGGAGTCGGCCGAGCTGCCGTTCGGTGGCGTGAAGCGCTCGGGCTTTGGCCGTGAGATGGGACCGATCGGCATCGGCGAATTCGCGAACAAGCGCCTGTTCTTCGTCGCGAAGTAG
- a CDS encoding SDR family NAD(P)-dependent oxidoreductase, whose product MAGTVPTLEGKVALISGGARGMGAAEAKLLADRGAKVVIGATDGDRARAAAAAIGRERAIGVALEVRDAGQWKAAFAAGVDAFGEVNVLVNNAGIFHQATIAETSLETYRELIEVNQIGAFLGMQTSIPHLKGGGSIINIVSISAFAPLDLTAAYASTKSALLGLSKAAVTELGPLGIRVNMVHPGGVATDMGAPGGEVPDAYSKVPLGRIGASEDIARTVAFLASDDSAYLSGAEITVDGGWTTGTPSPWG is encoded by the coding sequence GGAACAGTGCCAACACTCGAAGGCAAGGTCGCCCTCATCTCCGGCGGCGCTCGCGGCATGGGCGCGGCGGAGGCGAAGTTGCTCGCCGATCGTGGCGCGAAGGTTGTGATCGGCGCCACTGACGGCGACCGGGCTCGGGCCGCGGCCGCCGCGATCGGCCGCGAACGAGCGATCGGCGTAGCCCTCGAAGTGCGAGACGCAGGCCAATGGAAGGCGGCGTTCGCCGCCGGGGTGGATGCGTTTGGCGAGGTCAACGTGCTCGTCAACAATGCCGGAATTTTTCATCAGGCGACCATAGCCGAGACATCGCTCGAGACCTACCGCGAGTTGATCGAAGTCAACCAGATCGGGGCGTTCCTGGGGATGCAGACGTCGATCCCGCACCTCAAGGGCGGGGGATCGATCATCAACATCGTCTCGATCTCGGCGTTTGCGCCGCTCGACCTCACCGCGGCCTACGCATCCACGAAATCGGCGCTGCTCGGGCTCTCGAAAGCCGCAGTCACCGAACTCGGGCCTTTGGGGATCCGCGTGAACATGGTGCATCCGGGTGGCGTCGCCACCGACATGGGTGCGCCGGGTGGCGAGGTCCCGGATGCGTACTCCAAGGTTCCGCTCGGGCGGATTGGTGCGAGCGAAGACATCGCCCGCACCGTCGCATTCCTTGCATCGGACGACAGCGCATATTTGAGCGGTGCCGAGATCACCGTGGATGGCGGGTGGACGACCGGGACACCGAGCCCCTGGGGCTAA